The sequence below is a genomic window from Gopherus evgoodei ecotype Sinaloan lineage chromosome 9, rGopEvg1_v1.p, whole genome shotgun sequence.
cccctcaattctggccccaccctggaacccacACCACCAGCACAGAGCCtattccccctcccacacaccaaccccctccctcaacctggagccccttcccatacTGCGAACCTCTCGgctccacctcacagcccagagtcccctcgtgaaccccaaactccttatccctggctgaatcccagagccctcatccccagtgagagccctcacctccacctgcaccccaacccctctagtcagcccagtgaaaatgagtgagtgaatgagtgagtgaggatggggagagtgagtgacagaaggaggggggatgagtaaacaggggcagggcctcggagaaggggtggggcatggggtgggacaagggtgttcagttttgtgcgagtagaaagttggcaaccccaacTGCCTGTCAGGCCCATCAAGGGAAATTTGGGGCCCCATACACCATGttttctgaggccccacccactCCCATTTCACATCAGTTACAGGCATTTTAGGGGGTCTCCTTTGCCCTGCTCTTGTCAGCCCTGCTTTTTGTGTGAGCTTGGATAAATCGCTGAATGCCTCTGGGCCGCCATTCCTCCTCTGTGAACTGGGGATcacccctgcctcacaggggcattgaggctaaaaacATTGCAGCTTGTTGGGGGCTCAGCTACTCCAGTAATGGGGGCCagatccagggctgcccagaggggggggcaagtggagccatttgccccaggccccacaaagGCCCCCAAGAGAACGGCTGAGGCTCCTGCCCTGGCCCgatcccacctctgcccccacccagagccttagcGCATTCAGGAacgtccctgaacagctgcagcatggctctggcagagcccctgagctcctccccgctcagagccgcatggtaaggggtcggggctgtgagctccaggccgagcgcaggaagctcaggccccactggagctcgcagccctgctcccttaccatgcggctcagggccactcctggaagcGCTGAGGCTCTCTgagaggggggagccaggggtaaaGGGCCGGGGGGagtggataaggggcagggagtcccagggacagtcagagaacagggagggggcagaggtgggggagacagggaacgggggggtttggatcgtgggcattccggaggtctgtcaggactcagtgtgggggtgtggataggggtcaaggcagtcaggggacagggagtaggggtggggtcctggtgTGGTCGTAGTGGGGAGGGTCTCTGAGAGACAGTGAggtggcaaggagcaggatgggtcggggattctgaggaggATGGGAagttgggggacaggaagtgggtgggggtcagataggaggCAAGGCCAGACTgtctgggaggcacagccttccctaccctaaagctcattcagcagtttcaggcttgcagaagagccaagctgttaggtTGTCCATTAGGGCTACcgtccctttcacttctcaaatgccaaattatagtctgtatttaatttcagtgccatagggagattcatgtcaggggagggtagcttcatttaaaattagccactgggggaggaatCACATGAGAAgggcaatatcctacaccacctagctccttcccaaccctaccaagggtgaccccccatcccctgcattccctgaggcttcagaggggttaattcagtggttctcaaacttttgtcctggtgacccctttcacatagcagacttctgagtgtgacccccctccttataaattgaaaacacttttaaatatatttaacactattataaatgctggaggcaaagaagGGTTTGAGatgaaggctgacagcttgtgatccCCAGTAATAaactcatgaccccctgaggggtctggacccccagtttgagaaccccgggtTAATTTACTTTTagcactctgtgtccattcacatgcatgtgctattttcaGCATTTCACAAcacaggctcatcccagattctggatcAAGCttaaatgctcagttcatggagtatgtacataagctatactaaagaaaACCCatagtaactgtctccagtttgtgagggaccccatggagccactCCCTAAGAAACagctaaatgcatggaggttaagtccattaatggctattagccaggataggtgtCCTTTGCCTTTGTTTGTctgaaggtggagatggatggcaggagagagatcacttgatcattacctgttaggttcactccttctggggcacttaGAATAggaggtttggaagggacctcaggaagtcatctagtccaacaccctgctcaaagcagggctaattcccagacagatttttgccccagatccctaaatggccccctcaaggattgaactcataaccctgggttttgcaggccaatgctcaaaccactgagctatccctccccacacttAGCATTAGCTGTCACCTTGTTggtaggcaggatactgggctggatggacctttggtttgacccagtatggctgttcttatgttctaagctaaatgaacccaaagttatggagacagatatgagtcaaggaagccagcagagtatcagaaacctggaaaaatctctgactggatgggctcaggcgtttggtcacaagctgaggtggttcaaaagttttggattttttttaagcagaattttttttattgtctctttaaacaatcacaaacacagcaagcagcaaatatttggccacacacttctgaaaccccaaaccatattcaggttttggcagactaatttcagcttttcaattaaaaaaaacacaacaaattttgaaggaaagcagacattgtctgtgatttttttctgctttttaaaaacccctagttttcaatccaaaaagttttgacagaaaatatttgtccaatgcttgtaatgagctttagtgccttttagcactagctgatgctgagaactagtgataccttgtaaagaagttttcttaaaactgggtttatgctgagatgcagaaggtttatttttcccagggccatcCGTGGCagggggagcaagtgggacaatttgtccctggccccgcaggggcccccatgagaatatattattgcaattttttttatggaaggtggcataaacagatagctacgggttaatgtctttttcacctggaaaggggtaacaaacaacacctgaccagaggaccaatcaggaaacaagactttttcaaatctgggtggagggaagttttgggtatgagtcctttgttcttggtctggactctgagagtgaccacaggaatctccaggctttttaatcttctgtttccaagttgtaagtacaaggatagtaagacaataggtttatattgttttttttgtatttacatgtgtgcagttgctggaatgtgttaaattgtattctttttggataaggctgtttattcattttttcctttaagcaattgaccctgcatattgtcaccttgatacagagaccattttatgtcctttttctttctttttatataaagctttctttttaagacctgtttgagtgtttttcactggttaaggctaagaaatgaaggaagggggaaaatctctttgtgttagatttactaagcctgactttgcataccctctgggtgaggggggagagagattagatctctcggtacttgtgtttcaaggactagAAGCAGGGAGTAcacctagggtccccagggcggggaaatctgggaggagggaaagagcgggaagggaaatggtttattcccctttgttgtgagactcaaggaatctgggtcttggggtcccctgggaaggtctggggggaccagagggtatcaggccctaaaattcctgattggtggcagcgatatcagatccaagctggtaattaagctttggaggtttcatgctagcttctcatgttctgaactctaaggttcagatctgagtaggacagttatgacagaaagggcccccaaaattgctttgtcccaggccccctgaatcctctgggctgccctggccaGATCAGTACTACGTCtggctggtcccatggctttttTGCCCTCCCCTTGTGCACCGGGGTGTGAATTGCACAGCACCAGAGACTTGCAGTCAGCGTGTTTGTGTGGGGTAGGGACCACATGCCACCAACCCCGCGATTCACGTTCTGCCTCTATATTTTACTAACAGCCCCGAGCATAGGAGGTTTTGGATGAGAATGATGATGCGCTGCTCGGTAAGCTAAGTCCCTGTTTTGCAAATCCCCTTTTATCTGCATCTCTGCACCCACCCCGCAGATTGAGGGTGCTGGGTCTCTAATGGTAAAAAGGTCACAGCCCTTTCTCCAGTGCAGATCTGAATGTTATTTTCAGAAGAGCTGGAACGTTATTTTCACTGCTCTGACCCCACTGGCTGTTCTGTTAGgctggacaaaaaaaaaaaaatcccatgcagGAGCTTGCAGTTTGCCTCTAGCCTGCAGAAGCAAGGAACCTGCCTTTTTCGGCATTGCAATCCTGATGGGAGTTTCTGATCCTTAGGCCTTTTAAAGGGTCATGCCTGACAATGGCAGGGAAATAGCCAGTGTGCCTGCCCTAAAGGAGCTGGAAGGGTAATGCCCCCAAGCCCTTTCCTAGGGTATCTCATGCAAATCCAGCTCTCCAGGAGAGCATAAAACAGGCTGCCCCGGACAGCATATGCTCCCATCACAGTAATCTTGCACACTAAGGCCAGGCTTTCAAAAGGAGCAACTGAATTTGGGTGCCACCTGGGTCTGATGTTCAGCAGTGCTGAGAACCTGCAGCTCTCATGACCTCCAGCTGGAgttatgggtgctcagcatctctgcaaAGCAGGCCCACTCAATCAACTGCCACTTTTGCAAATGGCCCTGGTGCCTCATGGCTGAGTGTGGATGAGCAAGTTGAAGCAGAGGAGGAGAACCGCAATGGCAGCCTTGGCTCCTGCCAGCGCTTTGTGTTGGATCAAGCCATGGGACTGATGTGATTATTTTCTGAGTGACTTCCTGTGCACATGTGCCTAATAATGTGTTGGAAGGGGGTTAAGTGCACAGGGTCTTCTGCCTTGTGTATTTTCTTCCAGCATGCAGCAAGCTGCCGATCTGATCTGTCCATGTTTTGCAGCCATGGCACGCAGCTGTAACCAGTGGTGcaaggtgctgggcagtgggggatcAGGATTCATGTTGCAGTTGTAAAGAAGATCTGGCTAGGAGCCGAGACATAGCTCTCATCTGCAGTGACTCCTGTGGTTGAAGTCATACAATAGCTGCAAGGGTTTTCCAGCTTCTTCCAACAGTTGTAACTGCAGCATCTGAGGCCATTAGAGTTCATTTTGCCCCCTTGGTGGTATCTTGTTGCTCCAATCTCTGCCAAGGTAGGCCCATACATGCGGGACTCCTGACATTTGAAGAGAGAAGCATGATCACCTGGAATTACAAGTTTGTTCCTGTGTCTTTTACCCACAGATGTTCCTTTCCATTGTATTGTCGGGGCTGGCGTTGCTGGGATCTACTGCTTGCTTTATCCTTTCGGGTGTGGGCTTAACAAATGGACCCCTCTGTCTATACAATCAGACTGAAGTCCTGCAGTGGGATTACCCTTTCGTAAACATGGAAAACCAGGCCTTCCACACCAGGTAGAAGGAGCTTGTGCAATGTCCAGGCAGCACTAGAGCTAAAATACCCACAAAACTTCATCTCTTCCCTTAATCTAACAATCTCAGGGAACATGTTAATGATTCAGCATTCAACAGACAGTAACACTGAGAATGAAGTTCTCCTCCTAATGGTAAAACCAGCATTACAGCAAGCTGGCTTGCCATCAAACAGGGAATGGAGCAGTCCAGGCTGAATGACCACTAAAGATGACCTGAAAatggggggatgaggggaggggaCTTATTCCCTCATGGCTTTATAATACATAAAGACAGGTCTGAAAGGTGATTTTAAGGGTGGGGGTTTTTATCTGCTTGTTTTttccattagaaattcaggtcctgTCTAGCTGGGATGGCTCTGTGGTGGTGCCTGGAGAAACAGTGAAAATATTACATTAACAAGACTCATGAGCTCAAGCTGAGCAAATGTCAGTGTATGGCATCTTTAGCCTTCCCTGCTTTTGCTATTTAACTTCAGTGGCTACTGAACATTTTGGAGGAAGGAAGTATTTGTCGATGTTTTATAATTCAGACCTGATAGATCACAATACACACATGTGAGACTCCTATGAGGTCCTTCAGAAAAGTCAAGGAAGATCTGATCAGAttcatgttatttttaaaattacaaaagtaGCAGGCTGCATTTATCCATCACAGTGAAGTGAAAAAGGAACACacgcaccccccacacacacttgttaCACAATCAACTGCATGTCACCCCTTCAGATGTCTTTGTCCTATCACTGTCTCATCAGAGTCTCTCTTCAAGGGCTCAGAATTATTTGTATGACCCATCACTCTGGAATTCAGTCTGCATCGAGCCCCCAAACGTTGTAGCCTGGAACATCTACTTCTTCTCCGTTCTGCTGGTCATCAGTGTGGTCGAAATGGTCCTGGCTTCTCTTCAGGTCATCAATGGCTTCTTTGGATGCCTCTGTGGCTTATGTGAAGGCAAATAGGTAACTTCAATTCCTAATAATTCTCTGTGACTGCTTTTCCTCATCTTCCCTCCCTATGCGAATGGTGCCACCAAAGATTTCAGGCAAAAACTCCTGCAGGCTTTCCTGCATGACCTGAAGGTATCATCTTATTGCTGAGATTTCACACAGATGTGATGCACAACAAGGACTTGATCCTGTACAGAGTGGGATTGGAGTTATGTATCTGTTCAAGGTAAAATGTGGTGGACAGGACAGAAAGTGAAGGACAGTATGAGAATATGGCTGGCTGACCCCAAGTTACTGCCTTCTACTGGATTGGAGTAAAGGGTTAGGAGTCTATCTATAGACCAGCTGTGTAAGAGGCAGCCGTGGGTTGAAATGTAGTGTTCAAAGCTGATGATGGGTTGTGTCTGGACTAAGATACGCCCTGCAGTGCACCATGCTACCTGGATCAACGGATAGTCTCACTGCAGGCCCACAGTGGTGGTGTAGTGTAATGGGTCTCTGGAATGCTCAGATGTAGCCAGTGCTCAGACAGGCTGAGGCATGCTCCCTTGGCCGCCCTTTCTTCCCACATGGTTAGGTCAATCCCAGCATTAGGAACCCAGTAGCAGAAAAAGAAATCTCCCTGAATATTTCTTCCAGGCAGGATTTATTTCAGCCAATGGCAAATGCTAGTGGAGATAGACAAGAATGTGATGATGGATTCAGCCAGTAGAATGTCAGGCCTAGTCTTGATGAGGATTTAAAGGGGTGATCTATTTtaggtaggcttggaaggattcagtttttatcagtaaatgttgatttcaccgtacacacacaccatgcacatgcacatacatgcacacaccgCCTGTGAttgcacacacagagcaatgaAAAAAACATTCCTATCGAtcataactgaaatttacagacaggcaaaataagaaaaatactgcttgaaaACATaatagtttgatttaaggatatttattttgtgtattttgatAGTTTGTTTTAACAGTTTTTTGAATTTTACCgtttactgtcattaaataattataatcTGATAATTTCTCCCATAATTTCCGGCAACaattaacatttaaataaataaaaattgggaaaaaatttAAACTGTCCATAATTTTGCATAACTGTGAAAGTTAAAATAGATATAAATcagaaaaaatgctttaaaataaacattagcgtctatcaaaattattaaaaaaaaattctgccacgTTTAATTTTAGCATATGCTGAACTGATCAAGCTAAAACTGGAGGGGAACCTACACTATCATTTGACTTGCTAGAAGTGTTAACTGTGGCTACCTTGAAAAACATACTTAACACCAATCGAGTGAAGCTAACTGTGCAAACCTGCTATATTTCCCAGTCGTGCCCAGGTCTTACCAGGCAAGAGAGGGAAAGCTGAACAAAAATCTGGATGGTGTTGTAAAACCTTGTCTAAACTGAGGATTTTCAAGCAATCAAACTTCCAATATTGCCCTGGGGCTGCTCCAATGCTAGCGCTGGTGGGAGGGCTAGTTTGTACTGGCTGCTGCCATTTCCACGGCTGTGCCATCGAGAGCTGCTCTGAGCACATCTGGGAAGCTGCCAGATGTTTAGGTCTAGGAAACAGATCATTTAGAGATGGACTATCCTTGCTTTCCTCCTGCTACAGGTGAGGCTAAAGTGCTATCATCTAATCTGATATGCTGTTTGATTTTGTTGCAGGTTCAGTTCACATCAGATTCCTGAGTTGCCTGGATTTTGCTGTGCTGAGTAGAGGTGGCATTTACAAAGGAGTATCATCCCAGAGCTTTGAGCTTTCTGCATCAGCTACACCTGTGCTAATATTAAACCGATCATGGTCTCCTGGGTAGCCATATTAGCTCATCACTACAAGGACATTTAATACACACTAGAATCACTGCCACCATTTTATTCCTGGGTGGCAGCTAGAGCTGGATATCAGATTTATGCTTTTGTGTTATGGAGCTACAATGTAGGTTCTGTATGAACACATTGAATGAATTGATGGGGCCATTATATGAATACCCTCTGATTTCTACAGGCACAAACCCAGGGGGAAGTGGAAATAATCCATGCTAGCTGTTTACCTTTGTCTGGGAAAGGTGTGATGTTCCTTAGCACCAGATTCAGGAAATGCACAGACCCTTTGTCAAGGGAAGAACACTGTGCAAGCCTGGGGCACTAGACACCACAGATTCTGCACAAGTAAGGGATCGCTTTGAAGAACAAATGAATCCCAAGTCATCTGATCTGGATTTTCCCACCCTGTGGTTTCGTCTGTGCTGAGGCAATGCCTCTGGATAGTAGCTTGAAACTGGCCTGTCGGAGGGCTGCTGATTAACAGAGAGATTTTGGATGGACCATGTGACCCTTAAGCTGACATTTTTGCTAAGAATAAAGAGAGGGAAGGGGGCATCAGTTGGGACCAATAACCTTTCAGATCTTTATTCATCATAACAAAGCAAAATAGCCACAAGCTCCATTTTTTCTGTTTGCACAACCCATATGACTGTAGCCCATGTAGCGATATTTATAGTGACATTAGTCCAAAATATGGTTTATTTTTTCACTGTCTTTTAATTTATTAATCTATCTATAAATCTGCATTTAGACAAACTGAGTTGGAGCCTTCTGGATGCTTCCATTGAGTTTGATAATTGTTTGGCATCTCTGAAGAGTGAGAAACCAATTCCTGGGCTCTGGATTGGGCctaatgttccctctaattttttccatccatgtgctgAATCCAGTAGAAACAAAACACCTAGATATAacatatatttctttaaaagttaccatagggataattactctagccaggacaggttaggcgttttagaactcactattcaaagaattaaaattaagtgtaagagagaaataaaaattatgaaatgtatAGAccagccaaaaaacaaaaatcacacacTTTGAAAGactaaaattacagagaatatatgtgcattgcaggaagtaccaagaagtaacaacaataatacaagtatgtgttgggagttGGGAGAgtgaaagactgtgtgtgtgtgacacagagacagtgAGTGTGAGTGACacagagactctgtgtgtgtgtgtgtgtgtgtgaaagagagagagagagatagtgtgtgtgctggctgctgaggaagtTTCTGAGAGATGctgtgtgctgtctctttaaggaCTCACTGAAAGCTCTCCTGCTCCTGAGCCTTGTCCCCTCTTCCCTGCTCTGcggagatggggtacatgggcagggatggggagagactctgtgtgtgtgtgtgtgcgtgtgtgtgtgtgtgtgagagagagagagagagagagagatggctgcCAGGGAAGTCTGAGAGACCATGCACTCcctctttaaggcactcactcactcactcactcactcacctgGAAGGCTCATTCAAACCTGAGACCACAGCAGCTCTCTCCCACTCAGAGtcctgagccaggctgtcccctctcccctgctctgtggagatggggtacagggatgggggaagggggacaccctgacatcagtaccccactctcctgccccttctgcacagccagcaggagggtcctGGGAGCAGTCACAGGTGCAACGTGGCTGCAAagtagcagggggaggggcacctgaacacatgctgcCAGATGTGCACAACTCTGCTAATTAAGTGCTCGGCACTTGAATTACTCCTGGGTGGCCGCCCGACTGCACAGCTTAGAGGGCacccaggtcaggactgaggtatgTTTTCTCCAAAGGCAAAGTGAATTAAGTCATCCCTTCCCCGTTCCCAAATCTTGTCTGCCTACAAAGACTTAGAATGATATAGTTTAAGACTTGTAAATCCAGTGCCCATTGAAGACAATCGGGTACGTCCATTGATACTTAGGTACTGGAACAGATCTATGCTGAACTGCTGGACAGAACTGATACAGCCACACAGTTTGCATGTATATCAATGCtgcatatgttttattggacGCTTTTTGTCAAAAGAGGACACAATTTTTAATCATGAGGTAATGCCTATCCAAGAATGAGGTGACTTTAAAATCAGGCCCTGTCCTTCAACATTAAGGCAGTCTGGGGCCATTCATTTCTCTCATCATtgaggctaagattttgtcatggttatttttggtaaaagtcatggacagctcatgacaataaacaaaaatttatgGAAACCTGTGACCTgatcctgacttttactaaaaataccctgggAAAACTGGGCCAAACAGAGCACTGctggggcttgcagctgctccaACCCTTCTGCTGCTCCTGTGACAGGGGCCGATAGCTGCTGCTTCAGCCCCAGTGGAGCTGACCTaaccccagctgctgctctggcagccccagggctgacagctgctcccgccctgccccagaagaagtcacagaggtcctggaaagtcacagaatctgtgacagaATCATAGCCTTACTCAGTGTGAATTCAGAACTCTCCTAGAAACCACCGGAGGGAGCTAAAACCACAGCAACTGCCAAGCTTTGCTATGGCTGCTTTTCTCCATTCCTAGAAGGCAAAAGAAAACTAATTCTACTGCAACTTTCTTCTCCTGAGCTGTTTGTAAAGGAGCGTGCAATACCACACATGACAATTTTAGGgggggctgtcatggtataaacccccactctgaaccttagcgtccaaaagatggggtaccagcatgaattcctctaagctcaattaccagcttagtacttgtagcgctgccaccaaccaggaattccagtgcctggtacactctggtccccccaaaaccttgcccggggacccccaagacccagaccctcttgatcttaacacaaggaaagtaaaccctttccctcaccgtcgcctctcccagacttccgctccctgggttaccatggaagatcactgtgatttaaattccttgaatcttaaaacagagaggaaaatccaccttacccccttcttctctctccccctcccagactctccctgagagagaaagtaatcctaacaaagagagaaattaacctttctctccaccttccctcctttctccccaccaattccctggtgaatccagacccagtcccctggggtctcaccataataaaaaaacaatcaggttcttaaacacgaaaagcttttaattaaagagagaaaaacagtaaaaattatctttgtaaatttaagatggaatatgttacagggtctttcagctatagacactgggaataccctcccagcctaagtatacaagtacaaattaaaatctttttagcaaaatatcaatttgaactcctttcagccaaatacacatttgcaaataaagaaaacaaacataagcctaactcgccatatctacctagtactcactattctgaacttataagagcctgtatcggagagattggagagaaacctggttgcacgtctggtccatctgagaacccagagagaacaacaaccaaacactaacagcacagcacaaaaacttccctccctcaagatttgaaagtatcctgtcccctgattggtcctctggtcaggtgacagccaggctcactgatcttgttaaccctttccaggcaaaagagatataaagtacttctgttctattaactcctactatctgtttatgacaggggtggaGGAGCAGGAGGTTAAAGGATTAGAGGGATTGCTCTGGCCCAGGAGTGGTATCTTCACCTCTAGCCAGAATGTGATGGAAAGTCCAGGGGCGTGCTGCCAACATATGTAGAATTTTCTAACTCAGACTTCTGTTTGCTAGCACGCAGACAGAGTCTTTGTCTATTACTTTTGATGACATCTTCAACTCTACCTAAAAGATTAGCCTCTCTCTCATATCTCTGCCTGTTTTCCCACCCCTTAGGCAGCTAGTAATCTCCTCCTCCCACTGATAAGGTCAGAAATGTGGTG
It includes:
- the TM4SF19 gene encoding transmembrane 4 L6 family member 19 isoform X1, coding for MCVGKCTRILGPCLIALGVLSIAANVLLLFPSWTWSYVKEGRITKQAMQVPGVWGGGIIVLLAATQITAVGWHCGRSSDCGTCRNMFLSIVLSGLALLGSTACFILSGVGLTNGPLCLYNQTEVLQWDYPFVNMENQAFHTRAQNYLYDPSLWNSVCIEPPNVVAWNIYFFSVLLVISVVEMVLASLQVINGFFGCLCGLCEGK
- the TM4SF19 gene encoding transmembrane 4 L6 family member 19 isoform X3 — its product is MCVGKCTRILGPCLIALGVLSIAANVLLLFPSWTWSYVKEGRITKQAMQVPGVWGGGIIMFLSIVLSGLALLGSTACFILSGVGLTNGPLCLYNQTEVLQWDYPFVNMENQAFHTRAQNYLYDPSLWNSVCIEPPNVVAWNIYFFSVLLVISVVEMVLASLQVINGFFGCLCGLCEGK
- the TM4SF19 gene encoding transmembrane 4 L6 family member 19 isoform X2; protein product: MCVGKCTRILGPCLIALGVLSIAANVLLLFPSWTWSYVKEGRITKQAMQVPGVWGGGIIVLLAATQITAVGWHCGRSSDCGTCRNMFLSIVLSGLALLGSTACFILSGVGLTNGPLCLYNQTEVLQWDYPFVNMENQAFHTRVSLQGLRIICMTHHSGIQSASSPQTL